The following proteins come from a genomic window of Phaeodactylum tricornutum CCAP 1055/1 chromosome 19, whole genome shotgun sequence:
- a CDS encoding predicted protein: protein MKGSTHFALPLLLPIVLCSCNVSAWVQLQRLATGLNPVSVHSTDAFRGRNRVRFAQSQDENEPSPMGADSTRPISDLSGKTLYQRVFYRFSPGSDVEIHDSIVVEERVRFEPDPSKGEDYIRPVGPRTLILRDGDVEDGEIGDDFFTLDVHDSLPTHRGAGKDAEMEGTIATALYLASTPSLCQGQVLEVACDMGLASLLGAIGAGYVTRKRDGSLGTKKEETDEILTVPSEFDGHHGLLPDKLECMTLTDRDEERLNLAFRNVKDSGVKASKVTIDTLEWSVRRPRPFTGTKMKEYYTIVTSDVAFTYPEAKELARTVANRLEPSSPYISSDRQLPRFVHVCPDVREDVAYLHRLCDKGYRMSVLTGYLKVEKLAFVLQSLDSSKSEEYLDDIELELQAFKETVYQSLTATHHPDYAGEGSGELFFPVETGEYDGAGGSAYLEREGDRGVW, encoded by the coding sequence ATGAAAGGGTCAACACATTTTGCGCTGCCGTTGCTTCTGCCGATTGTGTTATGTAGTTGTAATGTGAGTGCCTGGGTGCAACTGCAGCGACTAGCTACAGGATTAAATCCTGTGAGTGTTCATTCAACCGACGCATTCAGAGGTCGTAATCGTGTGCGATTTGCTCAGAGCCAGGATGAGAACGAACCTTCTCCCATGGGCGCGGACTCTACCAGACCCATTTCTGATTTAAGTGGTAAGACGCTTTACCAACGTGTCTTTTACCGTTTCAGTCCAGGCTCAGACGTCGAAATTCACGACTCCATTGTTGTGGAGGAGCGCGTTCGATTCGAACCCGATCCTTCCAAAGGCGAAGATTACATTCGTCCAGTCGGACCACGTACACTTATCCTCCGAGATGGAGACGTGGAAGATGGTGAAATTGGAGATGACTTTTTTACACTAGACGTGCACGATTCTTTACCAACGCATCGCGGCGCCGGAAAAGACGCGGAAATGGAAGGCACCATTGCAACGGCCCTTTACCTTGCGTCGACCCCTTCACTGTGTCAGGGGCAGGTGCTGGAAGTTGCATGCGACATGGGGTTGGCGTCTTTGCTGGGGGCGATCGGAGCTGGCTACGTAACTCGGAAAAGAGACGGTTCGCTCGGAACCAAGAAGGAGGAGACTGACGAGATTTTGACCGTTCCAAGCGAGTTTGATGGTCACCACGGCTTACTGCCTGACAAACTGGAATGTATGACTTTGACGGACAGAGATGAAGAGCGACTTAATTTGGCATTTCGAAATGTCAAAGACTCGGGCGTAAAGGCTTCCAAGGTGACAATTGATACATTGGAATGGAGCGTCCGACGTCCACGACCTTTTACCGGCACCAAAATGAAAGAGTATTACACGATCGTTACTTCTGATGTCGCCTTTACGTATCCAGAGGCCAAGGAGCTTGCGCGAACCGTTGCCAATCGCCTCGAGCCGTCATCTCCGTACATTTCTTCTGACCGACAATTGCCACGCTTTGTTCATGTATGTCCTGACGTTCGAGAAGACGTTGCTTATTTGCATCGTCTCTGCGATAAGGGATACCGGATGTCGGTATTGACAGGTTATCTTAAAGTGGAAAAGCTTGCTTTTGTGCTTCAATCACTCGATTCATCAAAATCCGAGGAATATCTGGACGATATTGAGCTGGAGCTGCAAGCGTTTAAGGAAACTGTCTACCAAAGTCTGACAGCAACGCATCATCCAGATTATGCCGGAGAAGGATCGGGCGAGCTCTTTTTCCCTGTAGAGACGGGGGAATACGATGGTGCCGGTGGGTCAGCCTACTTGGAACGCGAAGGGGACAGGGGGGTGTGGTAA
- a CDS encoding predicted protein: MSGNPPKAMMAESIYLPPKPTLGGLTCQSAREMVAYTGGKPNATWTNLAEPTKWETPNVICPNGVSDKCKNWNFLTQAPTKLFSKSDTSYLQTTWIADQVKHFREGGLNSVMYRPSIADPTDMVNVMEHHEQVTLTHVLEVEEDVCSKWDAYSCYNNKASSNRILNSISAELSEELRLRMLPTDTAAVLWMRVMKLVVDGSIEHYNRQKDALCALSPLSEPGQNVHTYSGKVRLICNELWHARQWEWPLMLVIVRQLCLVTVKAFQSMFLPIKMAMDRTLTEISYLDRTLATAVMVKKGYHYTQFLTLVEDTYKSLLDNKDWPPASNQKETQGAPTAFLAGMLEVQLNALVQLHVNKTLNAEKKVFKCFKCGQTGHFSRDCKQPASEGDKTPSDSKKPKAKETGWRVEAPAAGATQTKVVNSKTYHWCATCNNKDGRWNLTHVMASHTTGAGRRGKFDSPAPLGLMAEGRGDPDLSFRLPPSIALSSLTAYALLTLFDEPIPPGEQQCLSVTALCRSPAVAGVAVYAGTSVDAKPDSFPVIWDTGASLSISHEAGDFVSEVRPPPTPLVLKGLAKGLNIVGVGTVEWLVLSQDGMPCLLCLDAYLVPLAGQRLLCPQSYIQQQQHLLPSDPGKFVVDCDGMSLVGAGDNTVRVPFQTSNNLPLCMAWLPSGSPSLVAELNLCVTNAQNQNLSLAQKELLCWHYRLGHLHFESICRLHRTGALSQSAKVRALHRLAANCDLPKCASCQFGKAKRCPSPGKAQTIVPAHDGSIKKEHLSPGQQVSVDHFICSAKGRLSSSKGKTTDDRMFSGGCLFVDHASSLVHVEHQVSLTSHETLQAKHRFETMTRDRGVTPQSYLSDNSTAFTNAEFTVELRIFRQVQRFAGVGAHHHNGVAERNIQTIMAMARTMMLHAAICWPEVADPSLWPMAVDYAIYLHNHLPTVSAGLAPIDVFTGMLDPTLQDRKKLPRWKPCSRRAVFVGFSPKHSTTIPLVVNLVLGAISPQFHCVFDDWFLTVFSDPDRIPDFEQSPWTNLFSKSRFQYPFDADDGSPPPLEEQWHDEFAERTASAACELIVRDAQDEALSGANAAPPLEPVPSGPSLAGVPTSQPPEPLSAPLPTVPRVRFSPDVVAPLAQREPDPAPLAVPLSFYSGKAEQMLCQSGMAPGPD, encoded by the exons ATGTCTGGAAACCCCCCCAAAGCTATGATGGCAGAGTCCATTTACTTGCCTCCAAAGCCAACCTTGGGTGGTCTTACTTGCCAATCGGCCCGTGAAATGGTTGCCTACACTGGCGGGAAGCCCAACGCAACGTGGACCAATCTTGCTGAACCTACCAAATGGGAAACGCCTAACGTAATTTGCCCCAACGGAGTCAGCGACAAATGTAAGAACTGGAACTTTCTTACGCAGGCCCCAACAAAGTTGTTCTCAAAGTCGGATACGTCCTACCTACAAACCACCTGGATTGCTGACCAGGTCAAGCATTTCCGCGAGGGCGGCCTCAACTCAGTCATGTACCGCCCTAGTATTGCGGACCCGACCGATATGGTAAATGTCATGGAACACCATGAGCAGGTGACCTTGACCCATGTTCTTGaagtcgaagaagatgtttGCAGCAAGTGGGACGCCTACAGTTGttacaacaacaaggcaAGCTCCAACCGCATCCTCAACTCAATCAGTGCTGAGCTTAGTGAAGAATTGAGGCTTCGGATGCTCCCGACGGACACAGCGGCCGTCTTGTGGATGAGAGTTATGAAACTGGTGGTGGACGGCTCTATTGAGCATTACAACCGCCAGAAGGATGCCCTTTGTGCCCTCAGCCCGTTGTCCGAGCCTGGACAGAATGTACACACGTACTCTGGTAAGGTCCGCCTCATTTGCAACGAGCTCTGGCATGCCCGCCAGTGGGAATGGCCTTTAATGCTTGTGATTGTCCGCCAGTTGTGTCTTGTTACGGTCAAAGCTTTCCAGTCAATGTTCTTACCAATCAAGATGGCAATGGACCGTACCTTGACAGAGATCTCTTATCTTGACCGGACTTTGGCAACTGCGGTGATGGTAAAGAAAGGGTACCACTATACCCAATTTCTAACCCTTGTTGAGGACACTTACAAGTCTCTTCTTGACAACAAGGACTGGCCGCCAGCAAGCAATCAAAAGGAGACCCAAGGTGCCCCAACTGCTTTCTTGGCTGGGATGTTGGAGGTCCAGCTCAATGCGCTGGTCCAATTGCATGTCAACAAGACTTTGAATGCTGAAAAGAAAGTATTCAAATGTTTTAAGTGCGGCCAAACTGGCCACTTCTCTCGCGATTGTAAGCAGCCGGCCTCAGAGGGAGACAAGACTCCGTCCGACAGCAAGAAGCCTAAGGCAAAGGAAACCGGATGGCGTGTTGAAGCCCCTGCTGCTGGAGCCACTCAGACTAAGGTGGTCAACAGTAAAACATACCATTGGTGCGCTACTTGCAACAATAAAGACGGCCGCTGGAACCTCACTCACGTTATGGCCTCGCATACCACTGGAGCCGGTCGCCGGGGAAAATTTGATTCACCGGCCCCTTTGGGCCTCATGGCTGAA GGTCGGGGGGACCCCGATCTTTCTTTCCGTTTGCCGCCAAGTATTGCTCTGTCATCTCTGACGGCCTATGCACTCCTCACTTTGTTTGATGAGCCCATTCCGCCGGGAGAACAGCAGTGCCTCTCAGTTACCGCATTGTGCCGCTCTCCAGCTGTGGCCGGTGTTGCTGTCTATGCCGGTACCAGTGTGGATGCCAAACCGGACAGTTTCCCAGTCATTTGGGACACTGGTGCTTCGCTCTCAATCTCCCATGAAGCCGGAGACTTTGTTTCTGAGGTCCGTCCTCCACCAACGCCGCTGGTTTTGAAAGGCTTGGCCAAAGGCCTTAACATTGTGGGTGTGGGCACTGTTGAATGGTTGGTATTGTCTCAGGACGGGATGCCTTGTCTGCTGTGTTTGGATGCCTATCTTGTCCCATTGGCTGGGCAGCGTCTCTTGTGTCCGCAGTCGTACatccagcagcagcagcatctcCTACCCAGTGACCCTGGCAaatttgttgttgattgTGATGGTATGTCTTTGGTTGGTGCCGGAGACAACACTGTCCGTGTTCCCTTCCAGACCTCCAATAACTTGCCGTTGTGCATGGCCTGGTTGCCCTCTGGCTCTCCTTCCCTTGTGGCAGAACTCAATTTGTGTGTGACCAATGCCCAAAATCAGAATTTGAGTTTGGCCCAAAAGGAGTTGCTTTGTTGGCATTATCGCCTTGGGCACTTGCACTTTGAGTCCATTTGCCGTCTTCACCGGACGGGCGCTTTGTCCCAGAGTGCCAAAGTCCGTGCTCTCCACCGTTTGGCTGCCAATTGTGACCTTCCAAAGTGCGCATCCTGCCAATTCGGCAAGGCTAAACGTTGTCCCTCTCCTGGTAAGGCCCAGACCATTGTCCCGGCACATGATGGCTCCATCAAAAAGGAGCATCTATCTCCTGGACAACAGGTCTCTGTTGACCATTTCATTTGCTCTGCTAAAGGCCGGCTCTCCTCTTCCAAGGGGAAGACAACCGATGATCGGATGTTTTCGGGCGGctgtttgtttgttgacCATGCTTCTAGCCTGGTTCATGTTGAGCATCAAGTTTCTCTCACTTCCCATGAGACCTTGCAGGCTAAGCACCGCTTTGAAACCATGACCCGGGACCGTGGCGTGACGCCACAGTCCTACTTGTCTGACAATTCAACGGCCTTTACCAATGCTGAATTCACTGTTGAGCTCCGCATTTTCCGCCAAGTCCAGCGTTTTGCCGGTGTTGGCGCTCATCACCACAATGGTGTGGCTGAGCGCAACATTCAGACCATCATGGCAATGGCCCGCACCATGATGTTGCATGCTGCTATTTGTTGGCCTGAAGTTGCTGATCCGTCTCTCTGGCCCATGGCTGTTGACTATGCCATATACCTGCACAACCACCTCCCCACCGTCTCCGCTGGTCTGGCTCCTATTGATGTCTTTACTGGGA TGCTCGATCCGACGCTTCAGGacaggaagaagctgccTAGATGGAAGCCTTGCTCGAGACGTGCTGTTTTTGTGGGTTTCTCTCCGAAACATTCCACAACCATTCCCCTTGTTGTCAATCTTGTCTTGGGGGCCATTAGCCCGCAGTTTCATTGTGTTTTTGATGACTGGTTTTTGACGGTTTTTTCGGATCCGGACCGGATTCCTGATTTTGAACAGTCTCCATGGACCAATTTGTTCAGCAAGAGCCGTTTCCAGTACCCGTTTGACGCCGATGATGGTTCTCCTCCTCCATTGGAAGAGCAATGGCATGACGAGTTTGCCGAGCGTACGGCCTCTGCAGCTTGTGAGCTCATTGTTCGCGATGCCCAGGACGAAGCCTTGTCCGGAGCCAATGCCGCTCCACCGCTTGAACCTGTACCATCCGGCCCCTCTCTGGCCGGAGTGCCCACTTCTCAGCCACCAGAGCCCCTCAGCGCTCCTCTGCCGACTGTTCCGCGTGTTCGTTTCAGTCCCGACGTTGTTGCTCCACTGGCTCAGAGGGAGCCGGACCCCGCTCCTTTGGCTGTCCCCTTG TCGTTCTACTCTGGGAAAGCCGAGCAAATGCTTTGCCAATCTGGAATGGCACCTGGCCCAGACTGA
- a CDS encoding predicted protein: MMVTSTSSSSRPRRLGVVVALLIFISGSVSGWTMSALRKGRLNRPTAVSRGFDEKYGTVNNSTIPTGDEVASLFGVQRFTRVPNLVWKFVWRTHGRLLPLLHLRDRAKPKDADQSLKVMWNKAIAALDVNSPTFDAGWTYDFLPSSTRWILKYIPTRLFPRLHHANIEIRTAYLNQAIQQEIGHLSTNTKVRIIALGSGYDSRYTRLLTTDVVQDAWELDIASVLASKKRMVERLQERRANVKVPHSRAIDLNDVASVKATLQEILNTQKTDDESWHTIFVSEAVFIYLDEGIPIELMKTCRNVYAPDSSFCFADLLRDIPSGDRDLAEREVAKAGWKLVDWQPKPGLARHMGVCR; this comes from the coding sequence ATGATGGTGACTTCtacttcttcatcttccagGCCTAGGCGtttgggtgtcgtcgttgcgcTCTTGATCTTCATTTCCGGATCGGTGAGTGGCTGGACCATGTCGGCGTTGCGCAAGGGTCGTTTAAATCGTCCGACTGCTGTGAGTCGTGGATTTGATGAAAAGTACGGTACGGTGAACAATTCAACTATACCGACGGGTGACGAAGTGGCATCCCTTTTTGGAGTTCAAAGATTTACCCGAGTACCGAATCTGGTGTGGAAGTTTGTCTGGCGCACACATGGACGTCTCCTACCCCTCCTGCACCTGCGCGACCGGGCCAAACCTAAAGACGCCGACCAGTCTCTCAAGGTGATGTGGAACAAGGCAATTGCTGCACTAGATGTGAACTCTCCTACATTTGACGCTGGATGGACATATGATTTTCTGCCATCTTCCACAAGATGGATCTTGAAGTATATTCCGACGAGACTCTTTCCTCGCCTTCACCACGCGAATATTGAAATCCGGACTGCCTATCTCAACCAAGCTATTCAACAAGAAATTGGACATCTGTCGACCAATACGAAGGTGCGCATAATCGCCTTGGGTTCTGGTTACGATTCGCGGTACACACGTCTCTTGACAACGGACGTCGTTCAAGACGCCTGGGAACTCGACATTGCGTCCGTCTTGGCCTCCAAAAAGCGCATGGTGGAACGACTACAAGAGAGAAGAGCCAACGTGAAGGTGCCACACAGTCGCGCTATAGATTTGAATGATGTGGCCAGTGTGAAAGCCACGCTGCAGGAAATTCTCAACACTCAAAAAACGGATGACGAATCATGGCATACGATATTTGTCTCGGAAGCGGTTTTCATTTACCTGGATGAAGGCATCCCGATTGAACTTATGAAAACCTGTCGCAATGTCTACGCGCCTGATTCTTCTTTCTGCTTCGCGGATTTGCTTCGAGATATACCCAGCGGCGACCGTGACTTGGCCGAACGTGAAGTTGCAAAGGCTGGGTGGAAATTGGTCGACTGGCAACCCAAGCCTGGGCTGGCTAGGCATATGGGAGTTTGCCGATAG